The following proteins are encoded in a genomic region of Sebastes fasciatus isolate fSebFas1 chromosome 12, fSebFas1.pri, whole genome shotgun sequence:
- the setdb1b gene encoding histone-lysine N-methyltransferase SETDB1-B isoform X1, whose amino-acid sequence MESSEGMEVDGWDSTLEEELGISLDELKKWIDDVVEKSEIVQKKKAQLTELKEWVEQKEEEGAKADMLLTDANKSILECEKLVKATYQKNGLVYPESSSDDEGGGGGVLSSEVIEIDDDDDDDVIAVGCLVPPKKPATPGKDPALKEASSALQKTSQQVQKLIQMVGKPSPGAPFLRSPSQPQSGIPGAVPAVFVSQAPSQSMTQPNPNVTEDELRVGMMILGKKRTKTWHRGALVAISPVGNGIFKYKVKFDKGKSLLSGNHVAFEYNPTLEILYVGARVVAKYKDGNLVWLYAGIVAEMPNNKNRMRFLIFFDDGYASYVTLPDLHPVCRPLKRTWEDIEDVSCRDFIEEYITAYPSRPMVLLKVGQIIKTEWEGTWWKSKVEEVDGSLVKILFLDDKRSEWIYRGSTRLEPMFNLKMTSANTQEKKLAGQQRNRPNMGALRSKGPVVQYTSDGHVGASPVKTPQASPSQPSQTPQHQQRPQPPQPLQPPQPQQTQQTQQTQQTQQTQQTQQTQQTQQIQQTQQTQMMLHPPQPPQPPRIDNKHQMAKKSTSPFIPGVGGTHASKMMMQSLTSSPGNLSGARIISVQNISTPTFIQSYQRLPTLVSVPTAMTHAVATIPHQPSYRAPTDRIFYLAHTCQPACLNRVRPAKADVHRGKNPLLTPLLYDFRRMTGRRKVNRKMSFHVIYKAPCGLCLRNMGEIQHYLFQTHCDFIFLEMFCLDPYVLVDRPFQPQRPFYYIPDITCGKEDIPLSCVNEIDSTPPPKVAYSKERIPEDGVYINTSPDFLVGCECTDGCRDKSKCSCHQLTLQATGCTPGAQINPNAGFLHKRLEECLPTGIYECNKRCKCCAQMCTNRLVQHGLQVRLQLFKTQNKGWGIRCLDDVAKGSFVCIYAGKILTDDFADKEGLEMGDEYFANLDHIESVENFKEGYESEAHCSDSEGSGVDMSRLKIQPSALVSSNPVGRPPRKGESKSKAQNPSSSGDSNDEDDKDSKSVEESDSSDDTFVKENYFSSSSVWRSYTTRGQVKGNKEGELLGGSQDSKDELSASARGADGDKPPSMPEETGKSKVASWLTSQGLKKESRDGKSQVKKQDVMTLSDSDDVQTISSGSDDNKEREKVTPGVTKKQVAVKSTRGIALKGGHGMMVKTGAPGGGGGHGGQARKSGQQGETGGGGDNAHKNTRLFFDGEESCYIIDAKLEGNLGRYLNHSCSPNLFVQNVFVDTHDLRFPWVAFFASKRIRAGTELTWDYNYEVGSVEGKVLLCCCGSTECRGRLL is encoded by the exons ATGGAGAGCAGCGAGGG AATGGAGGTGGATGGCTGGGACTCAACTCTGGAGGAAGAGCTGGGCATTTCTCTGGATGAGCTGAAGAAGTGGATTGACGATGTCGTGGAGAAGAGCGAGATCGTGCAGAAGAAAAAGGCTCAGCTGACCGAGCTCAAGGAATGGGTAgagcagaaagaagaagagggggcGAAGGCGGACATGCTTCTCACCGATGCCAACAA GTCCATATTGGAGTGTGAGAAACTCGTGAAGGCAACTTACCAAAAAAACGGTCTTGTTTACCCAGAGAGCAGCTCAGATGATGAGGGAGGCGGAGGAGGCGTGTTGTCCTCTGAGGTCATCGAGATAGACGATGACGACGACGATGATGTCATTGCTGTTGGCTGTT TGGTTCCTCCAAAGAAGCCCGCCACTCCTGGCAAAGATCCAGCG ttaaaagaAGCCTCCTCAGCGCTACAGAAAACCTCCCAGCAGGTGCAGAAGTTGATCCAAATGGTCGGCAAGCCTTCACCAGGAGCTCCATTCCTCCGATCTCCATCACAGCCTCAATCAG GTATTCCGGGTGCAGTGCCagcagtgtttgtgtcccaggCTCCGTCTCAGTCCATGACCCAGCCGAACCCAAACGTAACAGAAGATGAGCTCAGAGTCGGGATGATGATTCTTGGAAAGAAACGCACCAAGACCTGGCACAGAGGCGCCCTCGTTGCTATCAGCCCCGTCG GAAACGGCATATTCAAGTATAAAGTGAAGTTTGATAAAGGAAAGAGTCTGCTCTCTGGAAATCACGTGGCTTTCGAGTACAACCCCACACTGGAGATTCTATATGTCGGCGCTCGTGTAGTCGCCAAGTACAAGGACGGCAACCTGGTGTGGCTCTATGCTGGAATAGTAGCAGAGATGCCCAACAACAAGAACCGTATGAG GTTTTTGATCTTCTTTGATGATGGCTATGCTTCATATGTGACTCTACCTGACCTTCACCCAGTTTGCCGACCAT TAAAGCGTACCTGGGAGGACATAGAGGATGTCTCGTGTCGAGACTTCATTGAGGAGTACATCACTGCATATCCCAGCAGGCCTATGGTGCTCCTAAAGGTCGGACAGATCATCAAGACCGAGTGGGAGGGAACCTGGTGGAAGAGCAAAGTGGAGGAGGTGGACGGAAGCTTGGTCAAGATCCTCTTTTTG GATGACAAGAGGAGTGAGTGGATTTATCGAGGCTCCACCAGGTTGGAGCCAATGTTCAACCTGAAGATGACCTCCGCCAACACCCAGGAGAAGAAGCTGGCTGGCCAGCAGAGGAATCGACCTAACATGg GGGCGTTGAGGAGTAAAGGCCCAGTAGTTCAATACACCAGTGACGGACATGTTGGAGCCTCTCCTGTCAAAACGCCGCAGGCCTCACCAAGCCAGCCTTCCCAGACACCACAACATCAACAGCGTCCTCAGCCCCCACAGCCCCTACAGCCCCCACAGCCACAACAAACCCAACAAACCCAACAAACCCAACAAACCCAACAAACCCAACAAACCCAACAAACCCAACAAACCCAACAAATCCAACAAACCCAACAAACCCAAATGATGCTTCATCCTCCTCAGCCCCCACAGCCTCCACGTATTGA CAATAAACATCAGATGGCAAAGAAGAGCACTTCTCCATTTATCCCAGGGGTGGGAGGCACTCATGCCTCTAAAATGATGATGCAGTCTCTTACTTCCAGTCCCGGCAACCTCTCTGG TGCAAGAATTATAAGTGTCCAAAATATTAGTACACCCACTTTCATACAGTCGTATCAGAGACTGCCCACTCTGGTCTCCGTCCCCACTGCTATGACCCACGCGGTGGCCACTATCCCACATCAACCCTCATACCGCGCCCCGACGGACCGCATCTTCTACCTGGCACACACTTGTCAGCCTGCATGTCTGAATCGTGTTCGTCCTGCAAAAGCAGACGTGCACAGAGGAAAGAACCCCCTCCTCACACCTTTACTGTACGATTTCAGACGCATGACGGGGCGTCGCAAAGTCAACCGCAAG ATGTCTTTCCATGTGATCTACAAGGCTCCGTGTGGGCTTTGCCTGCGTAACATGGGAGAGATCCAGCACTACCTCTTCCAGACGCACTGTGACTTTATATTCTTGGAGATGTTCTGTCTAGACCCCTACGTGCTAGTGGACCGGCCCTTCCAGCCACAGAGGCCGTTCTATTACATTCCCGACATCACTTGTGGAAAGGAGGACATCCCACTCTCCTGCGTCAACGAGATCGATTCCACCCCGCCTCCTAAAGTAGCTTACA GTAAAGAGCGTATTCCTGAAGATGGAGTTTACATCAACACCAGTCCAGACTTCCTGGTTGGGTGTGAATGCACCGACGGCTGTCGAGACAA GTCCAAATGCTCTTGCCACCAGCTGACCCTTCAGGCTACAGGATGTACTCCGGGGGCACAGATAAACCCGAATGCTGGATTTTTGCACAAACGATTAGAGGAGTGCCTCCCAACAGG TATCTACGAGTGTAACAAGCGGTGCAAATGCTGTGCTCAGATGTGCACCAACCGGTTGGTGCAGCATGGCCTGCAGGTGCGTCTCCAGCTCTTCAAGACCCAGAACAAAGGCTGGGGCATCCGCTGTCTGGATGACGTAGCCAAGGGCTCTTTTGTCTGCATCTATGCTG GTAAAATCTTGACAGATGATTTTGCCGACAAAGAAGGTCTAGAGATGGGCGACGAGTATTTTGCCAATCTGGACCATATAGAAAGTGTAGAGAACTTTAAGGAGGGCTATGAGAGCGAGGCTCACTGTTCAGACAGCGAGGGGAGCGGCGTGGACATGTCGAGGTTAAAAATCCAACCATCCGCTTTAGTATCATCTAACCCTGTTGGGAGACCGCCCAGAAAGGGTGAGTCCAAGTCCAAAG CCCAAAACCCAAGCTCTTCAGGGGACAGCAATGACGAGGATGACAAGGATTCAAAGAGCGTAGAGGAAAGTGACAGTTCAGACGACACTTTTGTGAAGGAGAACTACTTCAGCTCCAGCTCTGTGTGGAGGAGTTACACCACACGTGGTCAAGTCAAGGGCAACAAGGAAGGTGAGCTGCTGGGAg GGAGTCAAGACAGTAAAGACGAATTGAGCGCGTCAGCCAGAGGAGCCGATGGCGATAAGCCGCCGTCCATGCCAGAGGAGACGGGGAAAAGCAAGGTGGCTTCCTGGCTCACCAGCCAGGGGCTGAAGAAG GAGTCCAGAGACGGCAAGAG TCAAGTGAAGAAGCAGGATGTGATGACTCTCTCTGACAGCGACGATGTTCAGACCATCAGCTCTGGATCTGACGAcaacaaggagagagagaaagtcacccCGG gTGTGACTAAGAAGCAGGTAGCAGTGAAATCAACACGTGGCATCGCCCTAAAGGGCGGCCACGGGATGATGGTGAAAACGGGTGCACCTGGAGGCGGGGGAGGGCATGGAGGTCAGGCAAGGAAATCAGGACAGCAGGGAGAGACTGGAGGAGGCGGGGACAACGCTCACAAAAACACCCGCCTGTTCTTTGACGGCGAAGAGTCCTGCTACATCATTGATGCCAAGCTGGAAGGAAACCTTGGGCGTTACCTCAAT CACAGCTGTAGTCCTAACCTTTTCGTCCAGAATGTGTTTGTGGACACACATGACTTGCGGTTTCCCTGGGTGGCGTTCTTTGCCAGCAA GCGGATCCGGGCCGGCACAGAGCTGACCTGGGACTACAACTACGAGGTGGGCAGCGTGGAGGGGAaggtgctgctctgctgctgcggATCCACTGAGTGCAGAGGAAGACTGCTGTGA